Within Bifidobacterium dentium JCM 1195 = DSM 20436, the genomic segment GCTCGAAGTCAAGGCTCAGGGCAAAAAGGCCATGCGTGCCGCTGACTGGGCCCGTGGAGCCCGCCTCGACGGGACGGCTTTCTGTAGGTAACAGTCGGCTATGGCGTCCGCAGTGACGGACGGCATGCATTGACGACACGCTCCGGGCCGTTCAGGACAAGTCTTTACGGCTCTTTACGGCCTTACAGCGCATGCCAATCCGACACCTGCCGTACGTGCGGATGCTACGTCATTCCGCAAGCCGCGCGGTTGCGACGGGTACGCGCAGCGGAGGGGCTATCTGAGAAAATCGAGGATCTTGATGAGGTCACGTTCGTTCAGACGGTGCGGAGCCTCCTGCTGGACCTTCGGTTTGGCGCAGAATGCCACGCCCAATCCCGCCGCATGAATCATCGGCAGATCGTTGGCTCCGTCGCCCACGGCCACGGTTTGCGCCATGCTGACTCCCATTCGGCCGGCCCATGTGCGCAATGATTCCAGCTTGACGTCCTTGGTGACGATATCGCCAAGGACGCGGCCCGTCAGCCTGCCACCGGCGGTTTCGAGACGGTTCGCAATCCAGTAATCGATGTTTGCGTCGGATGCGAGACGATCCACGACTTCATGAAATCCTCCGGAGACGACGCCGATCTTCCAGCCATAGTCGTGCAACGCATCGATGAGGGCAAGCGCGCCGTTCGTGAAATGGACGGCATGGTAGACATCGTCGAACATCGAAATCGGCAAATCCTTCAGCAATGCGACGCGGGCACGCAACGCATCGCGGAAATCCAATTCGCCGTTCATCGCACGGGCGGTGACGGATGCGATTCGATCACCGACGCCGGCGGCGACGCCGAGCTCGTCGATGACCTCTTCGTCAATCAACGTGGAATCCACATCCATTACCAGCAGTCCGGGGTGGGACAACGTGGGCACGGTGGCAGCATTCAGCGTTTCTTCTTCAAGCATGGTTTCGATTGTCGGAAAGCATTAGGACAATGGGTATTCTGGACGGTGAATCGAAGAAAGCGAGGGTCGGCATGGAACGGCAGGATGAGAGGTTGCGGTCCCTCAGTGAGGCCAATGACCGGCTGATGGCCAAGAACCATGCGTTGGCGAAGGCATTGACCCGTGCCACGCAAGAACTCACCAAGGCCAAGGCGCAACTGAATCAGTTGGCCGGGCCTCCCATGACTTTCGCCACCATGATACGCGTGCATGCGGCGAACACCGACGAACAGGGGGTGCAGCACGCCAGCGCCGAGGT encodes:
- the serB gene encoding phosphoserine phosphatase SerB: MLEEETLNAATVPTLSHPGLLVMDVDSTLIDEEVIDELGVAAGVGDRIASVTARAMNGELDFRDALRARVALLKDLPISMFDDVYHAVHFTNGALALIDALHDYGWKIGVVSGGFHEVVDRLASDANIDYWIANRLETAGGRLTGRVLGDIVTKDVKLESLRTWAGRMGVSMAQTVAVGDGANDLPMIHAAGLGVAFCAKPKVQQEAPHRLNERDLIKILDFLR